In Garra rufa chromosome 15, GarRuf1.0, whole genome shotgun sequence, a single genomic region encodes these proteins:
- the elovl7a gene encoding elongation of very long chain fatty acids protein 7a — MAFSEFTSTAAELYDNWIKNADPRTKDWLLMSSPFPQTVILLFYIYFVMSLGPRLMENRKPFELKRVLVIYNFSIVACSVYMCYEFVMSGWGTGYSFGCDLVDYSLSPQAMRMAWTCWLYYFSKFIELLDTVFFVLRKKHNQVTFLHVFHHSIMPFTWWFGVRFSPGGLGTFHALLNCIVHVIMYTYYGLTALGPAYQKFLWWKKHLTSIQLIQFVLITVHISQYFFMKDCPYKYPIFMYIIALYGIIFLFLFMNFWYHAYTKGKRLPKVLKNTTVPQNNNDIHHKKE; from the exons ATGGCATTCAGTGAGTTTACATCCACAGCTGCAGAGCTGTATGACAACTGGATAAAAAATGCAG ACCCTAGGACAAAAGACTGGCTGCTCATGTCCTCGCCGTTCCCACAAACAgttattcttttattttacatctactTTGTGATGTCACTGGGGCCCAGGTTAATGGAGAACAGGAAACCATTTGAACTGAAGAGGGTCCTCGTCATCTATAATTTCAGCATTGTGGCTTGTTCTGTTTACATGTGTTATGAG TTTGTGATGTCAGGCTGGGGAACAGGGTATTCATTCGGCTGTGATTTGGTAGACTACTCTCTTTCGCCACAAGCCATGAGG ATGGCATGGACCTGTTGGCTCTATTACTTCTCCAAGTTCATTGAGTTGTTGGACACA GTTTTCTTTGTGCTGAGGAAAAAGCACAATCAGGTGACCTTCCTGCATGTCTTCCATCATTCCATCATGCCTTTCACTTGGTGGTTTGGAGTTCGATTTTCCCCAG GTGGTTTGGGGACATTCCACGCCCTTCTAAACTGCATCGTTCATGTCATCATGTATACATACTATGGACTGACAGCTCTGGGCCCTGCCTACCAGAAGTTTTTATGGTGGAAGAAGCATTTGACTTCAATACAGCTT ATCCAGTTTGTCCTTATAACCGTTCATATTAGCCAGTACTTCTTCATGAAAGACTGTCCTTACAAGTACCCCATATTCATGTACATCATTGCTCTGTATGGCATcatcttcctcttcctcttcatGAACTTCTGGTACCATGCATACACAAAAGGCAAAAGGCTTCCTAAAGTCCTGAAAAACACAACCGTGCCACAGAACAACAATGACATACACCACAAGAAAGAATAA
- the ercc8 gene encoding LOW QUALITY PROTEIN: DNA excision repair protein ERCC-8 (The sequence of the model RefSeq protein was modified relative to this genomic sequence to represent the inferred CDS: deleted 1 base in 1 codon), translating to MLSFLYARQSGLDDPVRLRRAESTRRVLSLELNHNRDVDRIHGNGINTLDIEVIDGRYMLSGGSDGVIVIYDLENNSKKPQYTCKAICTVGRSSRHVHKFSVETVQWYPHDTGMFVSSSFDKTMKVWDTETLKPAEEFQFDGNVYCHHMSPIAKKHSLVAVGTKDPKVQLCDLKSGSRIHILQGHRGEILSVRWSPRYEHILATASTDSRVRVWDVRRASGSLFTLDQHNGDKSKASSEAVNTAHNGRVNGLCFTADGLHLLTTGTDDRMRLWNSATGENTLVNYGKVVNESRKGLKFTISKGCSPEFVFVPCGSSVAVYGLHSGKLITVLRGHYNNVDCCEFHPDYQELYSGGKDCNILAWVPVLRQPDIEDKETNSKRSGTQAAITPAFEDAWSSDED from the exons ATGCTGAGTTTTCTTTATGCCAGGCAATCAGGGCTTGACGACCCAGTTCGCCTGAGACGTGCAGAGTCTACAAGAAG GGTGCTGAGTCTGGAGTTGAACCACAACAGAGATGTTGATCGTATTCATGGCAATGGAATTAACACCCTGGACATTGAGGTTATTGATGGAAGATA TATGTTGTCAGGTGGATCTGATGGTGTAATTGTTATCTATGACTTGGAAAACAACAGCAAGAAACCTCAATACACTTGCAAAGCAATCTGCACAGTGGGCAG GTCCAGTCGGCATGTACACAAATTCAGCGTTGAAACAGTCCAATGGTACCCGCATGACACTGGTATGTTTGTATCCAGTTCGTTCGACAAAACCATGAAAGTCTGGGACACAGAAACTCTGAAG cCAGCTGAGGAGTTCCAGTTTGATGGCAATGTCTACTGTCATCACATGTCTCCTATAGCCAAGAAGCACAGTCTTGTAGCAG TTGGTACCAAAGACCCCAAAGTGCAGCTTTGTGATCTGAAGTCTGGGTCGCGCATCCACATCCTTCAGG GTCACAGGGGCGAGATCCTTTCAGTGAGATGGTCTCCACGATATGAACACATCCTGGCCACAGCCAG CACTGACAGTAGAGTCCGTGTCTGGGATGTGAGAAGAGCCTCGGGGAGTCTTTTTACTTTGGATCAGCACAATGGGGACAAATCCAAGGCCTCATCTGAAGCAG TGAACACAGCACACAATGGGCGAGTGAATGGATTGTGCTTCACAGCTGATGGACTT CATCTCCTCACAACTGGAACAGATGATCGTATGCGTCTGTGGAACAGTGCCACAGGGGAAAACACATTA GTGAACTATGGGAAGGTCGTGAACGAGAGTCGCAAAGGCCTGAAGTTTACCATATCAAAGGGCTGCAGTCCAGAGTTTGTGTTTGTGCCGTGTGGTAGTTCGGTTGCAGTGTACGGGCTTCACTCAGGAAAGCTGATCACTGTGTTAAGGGGACATTATAATAATGTAGACTGCTGTGAGTTTCACCCAGATTATCAG GAGCTGTACAGTGGAGGTAAAGACTGTAACATCCTGGCTTGGGTCCCAGTGCTGAGACAGCCTGACATTGAGGATAAAGAAACCAACTCTAAAAGG AGTGGAACACAAGCTGCTATCACTCCTGCTTTTGAAGATGCCTGGAGCAGCGATGAAGACTGA
- the ndufaf2 gene encoding NADH dehydrogenase [ubiquinone] 1 alpha subcomplex assembly factor 2: MSRITSLLRRTFGVVKEHVGTDHLGNKYYYIPEQKSWTGRVLRPKRLVEAVNPNEFEYMEGSIPSEWDAWIRGRRKQPPTIEELLKNERYREQIKIRAVEAEKKDKALQAEEYEEGLVAQPVQTQVKGHASATQFGKPEFSEDPVSTANTFQPGSWTPPGSKK; the protein is encoded by the exons ATGAGTCGTATTACCTCTCTGTTGCGAAGAACATTTGGAGTGGTAAAAGAACATGTCGGAACAGATCATTTAGGAAATAAATATTACTACATACCCGAGCAGAAGTCATGGACTG GACGGGTCCTCAGGCCCAAACGCCTAGTAGAAGCAGTCAATCCAAATGAGTTTGAGTACATGGAAGGAAGCATTCCCTCTGAATGGGATG CTTGGATCAGAGGCAGGAGGAAGCAGCCACCAACAATAGAG GAGTTGCTAAAGAATGAACGTTACAGAGAGCAGATCAAAATCAGAGCTGTAGAGGCAGAGAAGAAGGATAAAGCCCTGCAGGCCGAAGAGTATGAGGAAGGTTTGGTGGCCCAACCTGTTCAGACTCAGGTCAAAGGTCATGCCTCTGCCACACAGTTTGGAAAGCCTGAATTTAGCGAGGACCCCGTAAGCACTGCCAACACATTCCAGCCTGGGTCCTGGACACCTCCAGGAAGCAAAAAATAG